From Motacilla alba alba isolate MOTALB_02 chromosome 4A, Motacilla_alba_V1.0_pri, whole genome shotgun sequence, one genomic window encodes:
- the LOC119695202 gene encoding putative threonylcarbamoyl-AMP synthase: MIRVPDLTVLVHLIDMTGPLAITSANPSGEVDSTHHDMVISRLGHKLEGVLCDGESDEVVASTVVNCTKIDESGITIVREGCIPAGKVMQIFERVKNRVV, translated from the exons ATGATCCGAGTCCCTGACCTGACGGTCCTGGTGCACCTCATCGACATGACCGGACCCTTGGCCATCACCTCGGCCAACCCCAGCGGGGAGGTGGACAGCACCCACCACGACATGGTCATCTC GCGCCTTGGCCATAAGCTGGAGGGTGTTCTCTGTGATGGAGAGTCTGACGAGGTGGTGGCGTCCACTGTGGTCAACTGCACAAAGATTGATGAAA GTGGCATCACCATCGTGCGGGAAGGCtgcatcccagctggaaaagtgATGCAGATCTTTGAAAGGGTGAAGAACAGAGTGGTCTGA
- the LOC119695138 gene encoding uncharacterized protein LOC119695138: MASAEGFAAVFYSEPGVLGLLGNVVSAFLLCLQNFTVAATGLGPRAAEQVLAGVHLILIGGFVQLLAGFLAFRKYDHLGGAAFLTFSALWSSYGATKVLSAVYPSPENTTLPSGNSSQLPVTGTALLSASQSSVAGLVAYIAISFILSFCSATVNYIMPFIFGAIALALGFEAVALFGDWALVVSGVLELGIVLCGLYGAVALLLKGITQRYVLPGFGHPLFNVLLLGSAQKSSSKALGEEKKKNTKYAEPMALGNICDTVSPFIFAFYFFGYMKTFCVGAAWISIISSCQLLSSFYSYLRGDSYHTTKFGVHSLLWLVMSWEEFVLTTFLRLPVAQDSRLGMFGAWFFLATACLLFLMSTHKDTLEMLQNASFILLTAAFVHQIPLRGARPFLGAACSLCTALSLYAAFASLINSIGEKALIPVGAQAVPSSALQAMLGGVQSWLSRSKDIPSGTSAAVPDSLFYICNGLAAAAAIQGSVGVPGRQQLSIPSVLIPGALGQLFVCRIQVQGGKRFGSVLPFCYAAFWAAWTWLRLAGHLLDIGAGHTEGFTAGSVAFLVLNAFLIILASSFNMVLLCLTLAMELLTVCFLLFTLENLPLPFEIVVLSILSAICFYGAAASLTNCMFGKDLLMMGPPLLTVQSSKKDREDPLPCVCPKSHLTSGLRTIAELLNTGAVCGVPTDTVYALAASCKHPQAIEKVYRIKDRPQEKPICIFISNLEQLRAAAPPISPLLWEFMENVYPGGIGCIIQKGEWLKKLDSCSGTDIHRHI; the protein is encoded by the exons ATGGCGAGCGCCGAGGGCTTCGCCGCCGTCTTCTACAGCGAACccggggtgctggggctgctcggCAACGTGGTCAGCGccttcctcctgtgcctgcagaaCTTCACCGTGGCTGCCACTGGCCTCGGGCCCCgggcagcagagcaggtcctggcag GTGTCCACCTCATCCTGATCGGAGGCTttgtccagctcctggctggattTCTCGCCTTCCGCAAGTATGACCACCTTGGAGGCGCGGCCTTCCTCaccttctctgctctgtggagcAGCTATGGGGCCACGAAGGTCCTGTCTGCCGTGTATCCCTCCCCAGAGAACACAACGCTCCCCTCTGGGAACTCCAGCCAGCTCCCGGtcactggcacagccctgctctcgGCCAGCCAGAGCTCCGTGGCCGGGCTGGTGGCCTACATTGCCATCTCCTTCATCCTGTCCTTCTGCTCGGCCACCGTCAACTACATCATGCCCTTCATCTTCGGGGCCATCGCGCTGGCCCTGGGCTTCGAGGCGGTCGCGCTCTTCGGGGACTGGGCCCTGGTGGTGTCCGGGGTCCTGGAGCTGGGCATCGTCCTTTGCGGGCTGTAcggggctgtggctctgctcctgAAGGGCATCACCCAGAGGTACGTCCTGCCCGGCTTTGGGCACCCCCTCTTCAACGTCCTGCTGCTGGGATCGGCACAGAAAAGCTCCTCCAAGGCCCTcggggaagaaaagaagaagaacaCCAAGTACGCGGAGCCGATGGCCCTGGGGAACATCTGCGACACCGTGTCACCCTTTATATTTGCCTTTTACTTCTTCGGGTACATGAAGACATTCTGTGTGGGGGCAGCGTGGATTTCCATcatctccagctgccagctgctctccagcttctACAGCTACCTCAGAGGAGACAGCTACCACACCACCAAGTTTGGTGTCCACAGCCTCCTCTGGCTGGTGATGTCCTGGGAGGAGTTTGTGCTCACCACCTTCCTCAGGCTGCCCGTGGCTCAGGACAGCAGGTTGGGAATGTTTGGAGCGTGGTTCTTCCTGgccactgcctgcctgctgtTTCTGATGTCGACCCACAAAGACAccctggagatgctgcagaaCGCCTCCTTCATCCTCCTCACCGCGGCCTTCGTCCACCAGATCCCGCTGCGCGGCGCCCGGCCCTTCCTGGGGGCCgcctgcagcctctgcaccGCGCTCTCCCTGTACGCCGCCTTCGCCAGCCTCATCAACTCCATCGGGGAGAAGGCTCTGATTCCCGTGGGCGCCCAGGCcgtgcccagctcagctctccaggCCATGCTGGGGGGTGTCCAGAGCTGGCTCTCGAGGTCCAAGGACATCCCCAGTGGCACCAGCGCTGCCGTGCCGGACTCGTTGTTCTACATCTGCAATGGCCTGGCTGCGGCCGCCGCCATCCAGGGCAGCGTGGGTGTCccgggcaggcagcagctctccatcccctccGTGCTCATCCCGggagccctggggcagctgtTCGTGTGCCGGATCCAGGTGCAGGGTGGGAAGAGGTTCGGGTCCGTGCTCCCCTTCTGCTATGCTGCCTTCTGGGCAGCCTGGACCTGGCTGCGCCTGGCAG GCCACTTGCTGGACATCGGGGCGGGTCACACTGAGGGCTTCACTGCTGGCTCCGTTGCCTTTTTGGTGCTCAATGCTTTTTTAATCATTTTGG CTTCCTCTTTTAAcatggtgctgctctgcctgaccctggccatggagctcttgaccgtttgttttctgctctttacACTGGAGAACCTTCCTTTGCCATTTGAAA TTGTGGTGCTGAGCATCCTCAGTGCCATCTGCTTCTACGGAGCCGCAGCCTCTCTCACCAACTGCATGTTTGGGAAGGACCTCCTGATGATGGGACCTCCTCTGCTCACA GTCCAGAGCTCCAAGAAGGACAGGGAGGATCCCCTGCCCTGCGTCTGCCCCAAGTCCCACCTCACGAGCGGCCTGAGGACCATCGCGGAGCTGCTGAACACGGGGGCCGTGTGCGGGGTCCCCACAGACACCGTGTATGCCCTGGCAGCCTCCTGCAAGCACCCTCAGGCCATCGAGAAGGTCTACAGGATCAAG GACAGGCCTCAAGAGAAGCCCATCTGCATCTTTATTTCCAACCTGGAGCAATTGCGAGCAGCTGCCCCGCCCATCAGccccctgctctgggaattcaTGGAAAACGTTTATCCTGGCGGCATCGGCTGCATTATCCAGAAGGGAGAGTGGCTGAAGAAGTTGG ATTCCTGCTCAGGAACAGACATCCACAGACACATTTAG
- the LOC119695139 gene encoding cis-aconitate decarboxylase-like produces MVYSIFQKSQKFLASSRQVHKTAAHVAARSAPEDTVTSSFASFIRAARPEHLSPTVRQRSKRMILDSLGVGLVGSTTRVFDIALRYCRELYSSVAVSSVYGKPGVKLSPTLAAFTNGVATHSMDFDDTWHPATHPSGAVLPALLAASQMLPPNTKPNGLDFLLAFNVGLEVQGRLMHFSTEAHDIPKRFHPPSVVGTLGSAAAAAKLLSLSSAQCCHALGIAASLAGAPMANAATQAKPLHVGNATRLGLEAALLAGRGMEANPLILDDIPGCSGFSAFYSVYQPKPLPAPGEHHEFLLEKQDIAFKRFPAHLGMHWVVDAALSVRNLFINYAGSFSPSLIRTIMLKIPVSKYINRPFPSSEHQARHSFQFNACAALLDGEVGLGSFSESSIHRQELRELLDKVVVEHPEDNVANFDKMYGEVALLLHSGDVLTGKCDTFYGHWRKPLSNESLLKKFRSNASHVLPEEKIEAIITLVDNLENLSDSSQLACSL; encoded by the exons ATGGTCTACTCCATCTTCCAG AAATCCCAGAAGTTCTTGGCAAGCTCTCGGCAAGTCCACAAAACTGCTGCCCATG TGGCGGCCCGGAGCGCTCCCGAGGACACCGTGACCAGCAGCTTCGCCTCGTTCATCCGCGCCGCGCGGCCTGAGCACCTGTCCCCGACCGTGCGGCAGCGGAGCAAGAGGATGATCCTGGACAGCCTCGGCGTGGGGCTCGTGGGCAGCACCACGCGTGTCTTTGACATCGCCCTGCGCTACTGCCGG gaGCTGTACTCCTCCGTGGCTGTGAGCTCAGTCTATGGAAAGCCGGGAGTGAAGCTCTCCCCGACGCTGGCTGCCTTCACCAATGGCGTGGCG ACTCATTCCATGGATTTTGATGACACCTGGCACCCTGCCACTCACCCCTCAGGTGCCGTCCTGCCGGCTCTCCTGGCAGCTTCCCAGATGCTCCCTCCGAACACCAAACCAAACGGCCTGGATTTCCTGCTGGCCTTCAATGTGGGCCTGGAAGTGCAAGGGAGGCTCATGCACTTCTCCACTGAGGCTCACGACATTCCCAAAAG GTTCCACCCTCCCTCGGTGGTGGGCACCCTGGGCAGTGCCGCGGCCGCGGCAAAgctgctgtccctcagctcGGCCCAGTGCTGCCACGCCCTGGGCATCGCCGCGTCCCTGGCCGGGGCGCCCATGGCCAACGCCGCCACCCAGGCCAAGCCGCTGCACGTGGGGAACGCCACCCGCCTGGGCCTGGAGGCCGCTCTGCTGGCGGGCCGAGGGATGGAGGCCAACCCCTTGATCCTGGATGACATCCCGGGCTGCTCGGGGTTCAGCGCCTTCTACAGTGTCTACCAGCCCAAACCGCTGCCCGCGCCTGGCGAGCACCACGAGTtcctcctggaaaagcaggacaTTGCCTTCAAGCGATTCCCAGCCCACCTGGGCATGCACTGGGTGGTGGATGCTGCCTTGTCCGTCCGGAACCTCTTCATCAACTACGCGGGGTCCTTCTCCCCGTCTCTGATCCGCACCATTATGCTGAAGATCCCGGTGTCCAAGTACATCAACCGGCCTTTCCCCAGCTCGGAGCACCAGGCGAGGCACTCCTTCCAGTTCAACGCCTGCGCTGCTCTGCTGGACGGCGAGGTGGGCCTGGGCTCCTTCTCCGAGAGCAGCATCCACcggcaggagctcagggagctgctggacaaGGTGGTGGTGGAGCACCCTGAAGACAACGTGGCCAACTTTGACAAGATGTACGGAGAGGTGgcgctgctcctgcacagcGGGGACGTCCTGACGGGCAAATGTGACACTTTCTATGGGCACTGGAGGAAGCCCCTGAGCAATGAGTCGCTCCTGAAGAAGTTTCGATCCAACGCCTCCCATGtgcttccagaagaaaaaatagaagcCATCATCACTCTGGTGGACAACCTGGAGAACCTGTcagacagctcccagctggcctGCAGCCTGTGA
- the GLOD5 gene encoding glyoxalase domain-containing protein 5 isoform X1, translating to MPVPNSESMAWKEEGTSPPSCFIQRLDHLVLTVKSIEDTVAFYSKVLGMEVVTFKGNRKALRFGQQKFNLHEAGQEFEPKARHPVPGSADFCLITAEPLEQLLEHLQACGVAIEEGPVARTGAVGPITSIYFRDPDENLVEVSRYCTDVAAGTEGEL from the exons ATGCCAGTTCCCAACTCTGAGAGCATGGCTTGGAAGGAAGAGGGCACGAGCCCACCCTCGTGTTTCATCCAGCGCCTTGACCACCTTGTGCTGACTGTGAAGAGCATTGAGGACACTGTGGCCTTTTATTCCAAAGTCCTGGGCATGGAGGTGGTGACTTTCAAG ggcaATCGCAAAGCTTTGCGCTTTGGGCAGCAGAAGTTCAACCTGCACGAGGCTGGGCAGGAGTTCGAGCCCAAGGCTCGGCACCCCGTGCCCGGCTCTGCGGATTTTTGCCTGATCACAGcagagcccctggagcagctgctggagcatcTGCAG GCCTGTGGGGTGGCCATTGAAGAAGGTCCCGTGGCCAGAACTGGTGCTGTGGGTCCAATAACCTCCATCTACTTCCGAGACCCCGATGAGAACCTGGTTGAGGTTTCCAGGTACTGCACGGATGTGGCTGCAGGCACTGAGGGGGAGCTCTGA
- the GLOD5 gene encoding glyoxalase domain-containing protein 5 isoform X2, with translation MAWKEEGTSPPSCFIQRLDHLVLTVKSIEDTVAFYSKVLGMEVVTFKGNRKALRFGQQKFNLHEAGQEFEPKARHPVPGSADFCLITAEPLEQLLEHLQACGVAIEEGPVARTGAVGPITSIYFRDPDENLVEVSRYCTDVAAGTEGEL, from the exons ATGGCTTGGAAGGAAGAGGGCACGAGCCCACCCTCGTGTTTCATCCAGCGCCTTGACCACCTTGTGCTGACTGTGAAGAGCATTGAGGACACTGTGGCCTTTTATTCCAAAGTCCTGGGCATGGAGGTGGTGACTTTCAAG ggcaATCGCAAAGCTTTGCGCTTTGGGCAGCAGAAGTTCAACCTGCACGAGGCTGGGCAGGAGTTCGAGCCCAAGGCTCGGCACCCCGTGCCCGGCTCTGCGGATTTTTGCCTGATCACAGcagagcccctggagcagctgctggagcatcTGCAG GCCTGTGGGGTGGCCATTGAAGAAGGTCCCGTGGCCAGAACTGGTGCTGTGGGTCCAATAACCTCCATCTACTTCCGAGACCCCGATGAGAACCTGGTTGAGGTTTCCAGGTACTGCACGGATGTGGCTGCAGGCACTGAGGGGGAGCTCTGA